The following proteins come from a genomic window of Ornithinimicrobium cryptoxanthini:
- a CDS encoding MerR family transcriptional regulator, translating into MPYTVKQVSALTGIGPDRLRAWERRYGVVSPTRSESGYRLYDDADLARLRMMVQLVETGAPASLAAEQVRASHARPEVVTGTDANAAVGASTAGGRDAPGVTLPALPPDSASPALEALVSPARSLDGGELDRLLDRAFAAGSFESVVEHWLLPALTELGEAWVDGRIDVAGEHFVSGAVQARLSQAFEAAGTALEGPVVLVGLPPGSLHALGSLSFATCLRRLGADVRWLGSDLPVDSWVHAVGRLAPAGVVLSAPTPRDAAPAVTVVRRLRELYPGLLVFVGGGAAKAEAVEGILLPHSVVQAAREVAVKVRPAR; encoded by the coding sequence GTGCCCTACACGGTCAAGCAGGTCAGTGCCCTAACCGGGATCGGCCCCGACCGGTTGCGAGCCTGGGAGCGGCGCTATGGCGTGGTGTCCCCGACGCGCAGCGAGTCGGGCTATCGCCTTTATGACGACGCCGACCTCGCCCGGCTCCGGATGATGGTCCAGCTCGTCGAGACCGGCGCGCCCGCCTCACTCGCCGCGGAGCAGGTCCGGGCCTCCCACGCCCGCCCGGAGGTCGTCACGGGCACCGACGCCAACGCCGCGGTGGGGGCCAGCACTGCTGGCGGTCGCGACGCACCGGGGGTCACGCTGCCGGCCCTGCCCCCGGACAGCGCCTCGCCCGCACTCGAGGCACTGGTCTCCCCCGCCCGGTCCCTGGACGGCGGTGAGCTGGACCGGCTCCTGGACCGCGCCTTTGCGGCCGGCTCGTTCGAGTCCGTGGTGGAGCACTGGCTGCTCCCAGCCCTCACCGAGCTGGGTGAGGCCTGGGTCGACGGCCGGATCGACGTGGCCGGCGAGCACTTCGTCAGCGGGGCCGTGCAGGCTCGGTTGAGCCAGGCCTTCGAGGCCGCCGGCACCGCGCTCGAGGGGCCCGTGGTGCTGGTCGGCCTCCCACCAGGCTCTCTGCACGCGCTGGGGTCCCTCTCCTTCGCCACCTGCCTGCGCAGGCTGGGAGCCGACGTGCGCTGGCTGGGCAGCGACCTCCCGGTCGACAGCTGGGTCCACGCCGTCGGACGCCTCGCTCCTGCAGGCGTCGTCCTGTCCGCGCCGACGCCCCGAGACGCCGCGCCGGCGGTCACGGTGGTCCGGCGGCTGCGCGAGCTGTATCCAGGACTGCTGGTCTTCGTCGGCGGTGGCGCTGCGAAGGCCGAGGCCGTCGAGGGCATCCTGCTGCCTCACTCCGTGGTGCAAGCGGCGCGCGAAGTGGCGGTCAAGGTCCGCCCCGCGCGCTGA
- a CDS encoding cryptochrome/photolyase family protein, producing MTSLLWLRRDLRRRDHPALLSARGETPGTDVAVVFVLDPALWSRSGAVRRAWVAASLRAAREEYDDRLAVRVGNPREVLPAVVSEVGAASVHVSRETTPFGVRRDADVSEAVAAAGTRWVESGTPYAVGPGLVRNGTGDPYKVFTPFARAWREHGWAAPAANPRRLDLVDLASDDEGERLLDEALAEDDLPALPDAGERAALTRWRTFLDQDLAAYDQARDRPDLDGTSQLSAYLKVGAVHPRTLLADLEDETAPGAARFVTELAWREFYADVLWHRPDSAWRDLRPQLAGLSYDEPEDAVAAWRSGHTGYPFVDAGMRQLLATGWMHNRLRMITASFLTKDLHVWWPVGARWFLDHLIDGDVASNNHGWQWVAGTGTDAAPYFRVFSPVRQGERFDPDGDYVRRWVPELAHLPGPAVHQPWAHPEGYTHGYPRRIVDHAEERVEALRRYETGRSATS from the coding sequence ATGACATCGCTCCTCTGGCTCAGGCGAGACCTGCGTCGGCGTGACCATCCGGCGCTGCTGTCAGCTCGGGGCGAGACTCCGGGCACCGACGTGGCGGTGGTCTTCGTGCTCGACCCCGCGCTGTGGAGCCGCTCCGGTGCCGTGCGCCGGGCCTGGGTCGCGGCCAGCCTCCGCGCAGCTCGAGAGGAGTATGACGACCGCCTTGCGGTGCGCGTCGGCAACCCCCGCGAGGTGCTGCCTGCCGTGGTCTCCGAGGTGGGGGCCGCGTCCGTCCACGTCAGCCGGGAGACCACCCCCTTCGGCGTGCGTCGCGATGCGGACGTCAGCGAAGCCGTCGCGGCAGCAGGGACTCGCTGGGTCGAGTCCGGGACGCCGTATGCCGTCGGGCCGGGCCTGGTCCGCAACGGCACCGGTGACCCCTACAAGGTGTTCACTCCCTTCGCCCGGGCCTGGCGCGAGCACGGGTGGGCCGCGCCCGCTGCCAACCCGCGTCGCCTCGACCTGGTCGACCTCGCCAGTGACGATGAGGGTGAGCGCCTCCTGGACGAGGCCCTGGCCGAGGACGACCTGCCGGCCCTTCCAGACGCCGGTGAGCGTGCCGCGCTGACCCGCTGGCGCACCTTCCTGGACCAGGACCTCGCCGCCTATGACCAGGCCCGGGACCGGCCGGACCTTGACGGCACCAGCCAGCTGTCGGCATACCTCAAGGTCGGTGCGGTGCACCCGCGCACGTTGCTGGCCGACCTGGAGGATGAGACCGCGCCCGGTGCCGCACGGTTTGTCACCGAGCTCGCCTGGCGCGAGTTCTATGCCGACGTGCTGTGGCACCGGCCCGACAGCGCCTGGCGAGACCTGCGGCCACAGCTGGCGGGGCTGTCCTACGACGAGCCCGAGGACGCGGTGGCGGCCTGGAGGTCGGGACACACCGGCTATCCCTTCGTCGACGCAGGGATGCGTCAGCTGCTGGCCACCGGGTGGATGCACAACCGGTTGCGGATGATCACCGCGAGCTTCCTCACCAAGGACCTGCACGTGTGGTGGCCGGTCGGTGCGCGGTGGTTCCTGGACCACCTCATCGACGGTGATGTCGCCTCCAACAACCACGGGTGGCAGTGGGTAGCTGGGACCGGGACGGACGCGGCACCCTACTTCCGCGTGTTCAGTCCCGTCCGGCAGGGTGAGCGTTTTGATCCCGACGGTGACTACGTGCGCCGCTGGGTGCCCGAGCTCGCGCACCTGCCGGGCCCCGCTGTGCACCAACCCTGGGCACACCCCGAGGGCTACACCCACGGCTACCCACGACGCATTGTCGACCATGCCGAGGAGCGGGTGGAGGCCCTGCGGCGCTACGAGACTGGCAGGTCCGCCACCTCCTGA
- a CDS encoding DUF4397 domain-containing protein has protein sequence MRKTTTLALMTGVTAVAFAAPAAADGHESTVSVLHGVPGLTVDVYVNGEEAIPDFEPGTLTDPMMMAAGSYDIDIYADGDTPDTAEPALSASGLEVPGGANLTLAAHLGEDGTPMLSAFVNDVSQTAAGEARLTVRHAAAAPAVDVRAGGTPVIEGLTNPNEEVLDLPAGTVSADVVLGGTEDVVLGPADLNLAEGTNTIVYAWGSAADANLDLAVQTIDGLHSAPEGVPSGQGGLADNGALMVLALAGVAGAVVAGRSIVRSERV, from the coding sequence ATGCGCAAGACCACCACCCTCGCCCTGATGACCGGCGTCACCGCCGTCGCCTTCGCCGCTCCTGCCGCGGCAGACGGGCACGAGTCCACCGTCTCTGTCCTGCACGGCGTGCCCGGGCTGACCGTCGACGTGTATGTCAACGGCGAGGAGGCCATTCCGGACTTCGAGCCCGGCACGCTCACCGACCCGATGATGATGGCCGCGGGCAGCTATGACATCGACATCTATGCCGATGGGGACACGCCCGACACCGCTGAGCCGGCACTGTCCGCATCAGGCCTGGAGGTCCCCGGTGGCGCCAACCTCACCCTCGCAGCACACCTGGGTGAGGACGGGACGCCGATGCTGAGTGCTTTCGTCAACGATGTGTCGCAGACTGCCGCGGGCGAGGCTCGCCTGACCGTCCGGCACGCGGCCGCGGCTCCGGCCGTGGATGTGCGCGCTGGCGGCACCCCCGTCATCGAAGGCCTGACCAACCCGAACGAGGAGGTCCTTGACCTGCCCGCCGGCACTGTTTCTGCCGACGTCGTGCTCGGGGGCACCGAGGACGTCGTCCTCGGCCCGGCCGACCTCAACCTGGCCGAGGGGACCAACACGATCGTCTATGCCTGGGGCTCAGCTGCTGACGCCAACCTCGACCTGGCCGTGCAGACCATCGACGGCCTGCACAGCGCCCCGGAGGGCGTGCCGTCCGGTCAGGGTGGCCTGGCCGACAACGGCGCACTGATGGTCCTCGCCCTCGCGGGCGTGGCCGGCGCGGTCGTGGCCGGCCGTAGCATCGTCCGCTCCGAGCGGGTCTGA
- a CDS encoding class F sortase, whose protein sequence is MGRATAHRRHRVSLVAVVVTLASLVLVGWAVRGLMQDTVPATADFGSSSVLEPVTGQESVGGNGPSPGADTSTATGSPSPSATPSAAEGSTTPGRSAASLPTVREQALPVRLLVPALDLDMELDAVGVTPDGQMEVPEDPDRAGWYRHGPAPGNDLGSVVLAGHIDDAAGPGPFFRLTEAREGVEVVVELSDGTSTAYRMVGGEQVAKSDLAVDELFRRDGDPVLRLVTCTGDWSPRAGHYTDNLVITAEPVR, encoded by the coding sequence ATGGGCCGTGCCACCGCCCATCGACGTCACCGGGTCAGCCTCGTCGCGGTTGTCGTGACACTGGCCAGCCTGGTGCTCGTCGGCTGGGCGGTGCGCGGCCTCATGCAGGACACGGTGCCGGCCACTGCCGACTTCGGGTCTTCATCGGTCTTAGAGCCGGTGACTGGCCAGGAGTCCGTCGGTGGCAACGGGCCGTCCCCGGGGGCGGACACCTCCACCGCCACCGGCTCCCCTTCGCCGTCGGCCACCCCTTCCGCGGCGGAGGGGAGCACCACGCCGGGCCGCTCCGCGGCGTCCCTGCCCACCGTGAGGGAGCAGGCGCTGCCGGTGCGGCTCCTGGTCCCCGCACTCGATCTCGACATGGAGCTGGATGCTGTCGGAGTCACGCCGGACGGGCAGATGGAGGTCCCGGAGGACCCCGACCGGGCCGGCTGGTACCGCCACGGTCCTGCCCCCGGTAACGACCTGGGTTCGGTCGTCCTGGCGGGCCACATCGATGACGCAGCCGGGCCTGGTCCGTTCTTCAGACTGACCGAGGCACGCGAAGGCGTCGAGGTGGTGGTCGAGCTCTCCGATGGGACGAGCACGGCATACCGCATGGTCGGCGGTGAGCAGGTCGCCAAGTCCGACCTCGCCGTCGACGAGCTCTTCCGCCGCGACGGCGACCCCGTGCTGCGACTGGTCACCTGCACTGGTGACTGGTCACCGCGTGCCGGGCACTACACCGACAACCTCGTCATCACTGCCGAGCCCGTCCGATGA
- a CDS encoding RNA polymerase sigma factor, protein MTDAHTADAAIATAWTHGAEDALERAYTRWSPLVHGLARKAVGPVDAEDITQQVFLSAWRGRDTFDPAHGPLGAWLVGITRRAVADVLRQRHRTAEVPDPMEEDAIDEQSVELDRDDLLAVYEELERIGDPPRQILLLAYVHDKTQKEIAELLQLPLGTVKTHTNRTLARLRTLMGAVQ, encoded by the coding sequence ATGACCGATGCGCACACTGCGGACGCGGCGATCGCAACAGCATGGACCCACGGGGCGGAGGACGCTCTCGAGCGGGCCTACACGCGCTGGAGTCCTCTGGTCCACGGCCTCGCCCGCAAGGCGGTCGGTCCCGTGGACGCCGAGGACATCACCCAGCAGGTCTTCCTCTCGGCCTGGCGCGGCAGGGACACCTTCGACCCGGCACACGGTCCACTGGGTGCCTGGCTGGTCGGCATCACCCGGCGCGCTGTCGCCGACGTGCTGCGGCAACGCCACCGCACCGCGGAGGTGCCCGACCCCATGGAGGAGGACGCGATCGACGAGCAGTCGGTGGAGCTGGACCGCGACGACCTCCTGGCGGTCTATGAGGAGCTCGAGCGCATCGGCGACCCGCCGCGGCAGATCCTGCTGCTGGCCTATGTGCACGACAAGACTCAGAAGGAGATCGCCGAGCTGCTCCAGCTGCCGCTGGGGACCGTCAAGACCCACACGAACCGGACTCTCGCCCGGCTCCGAACCCTGATGGGAGCTGTCCAGTGA
- a CDS encoding anti-sigma factor gives MNQHGTGPEQPPGSQGSATDAQTVELLRRGGVVEHPPPAHVWPSIVEALGSSLNSARQSRGTTGVGARDLAHARHARSGGRAGSWAGSGVRLLAAAAVGAVVAWTGVALTDRDQAAEVLASGELVPLADGGTGGSAQVVEVDGHQRLRVQLSAAPDAADGYLEVWLLRPDVSGMVTLGVLDGDEGEFLLPGGIDLAEFAVVDISREHMDGDPGHGGDSLVRGEVG, from the coding sequence GTGAACCAGCACGGAACTGGCCCGGAGCAGCCGCCCGGGTCGCAGGGGTCCGCCACGGATGCGCAGACCGTTGAGCTGCTGCGTCGTGGCGGAGTCGTCGAGCACCCCCCGCCTGCTCACGTCTGGCCCTCGATCGTGGAGGCGCTGGGCAGCTCCCTCAACAGCGCACGCCAGTCGCGCGGCACCACGGGGGTAGGCGCTCGCGACCTGGCGCACGCCCGTCACGCCCGCAGCGGCGGGCGGGCGGGTTCCTGGGCCGGCAGCGGGGTGCGTCTGCTGGCCGCGGCAGCCGTCGGCGCGGTGGTGGCGTGGACCGGTGTCGCGCTCACAGACCGCGACCAGGCAGCAGAGGTTCTTGCCAGCGGAGAGCTCGTCCCGCTTGCGGACGGCGGGACCGGGGGCAGTGCCCAGGTGGTCGAGGTCGACGGGCACCAGCGGCTGCGGGTGCAGCTGAGCGCTGCGCCAGACGCGGCCGACGGCTACCTCGAGGTGTGGTTGCTCCGACCCGACGTGAGCGGCATGGTGACCCTGGGCGTGCTCGACGGGGACGAGGGCGAGTTCCTCCTGCCGGGCGGCATCGACCTGGCGGAGTTCGCCGTGGTGGACATCTCCCGGGAACACATGGACGGTGACCCGGGCCACGGGGGTGACAGCCTGGTGCGTGGGGAAGTCGGGTGA
- a CDS encoding TspO/MBR family protein, with amino-acid sequence MSTVRRDQLAVSFAALVWIGGTLIGTGLVGGGGVAEQGEGLFSDRATLIAPAGPAFSIWSVIYAFLAGYVIWQWLPRSADAAWATRTRLPAAASLALNGVWLLVVFAGWVLVSVLVIAGIAVSLGVILDRTAGLPDGGWGPRIFVSITFGLYLGWICVATCANVAIWLVSLGVPTEGLGATIATVAVLLVVVGLAGFLLTRTTDHALRAAFAAALVWGVSWVAAGRLSGELRHEVVGYSAVAAAVVITATWAVLTSRTALGRP; translated from the coding sequence ATGAGCACCGTGCGTCGAGACCAGCTCGCTGTCTCCTTTGCTGCCCTCGTGTGGATCGGTGGGACCCTCATCGGCACCGGTCTGGTCGGCGGCGGAGGCGTCGCGGAGCAGGGCGAGGGTCTCTTCTCCGACAGGGCCACTCTCATCGCGCCCGCTGGACCGGCCTTCTCGATCTGGTCGGTGATCTATGCCTTCCTCGCCGGTTATGTCATCTGGCAGTGGCTGCCGCGCAGTGCTGACGCCGCGTGGGCGACGCGCACCCGGCTCCCGGCGGCCGCATCGCTCGCGCTCAACGGAGTCTGGCTGCTCGTCGTCTTTGCGGGCTGGGTCCTGGTCTCCGTCCTCGTCATCGCCGGGATCGCAGTGTCACTCGGCGTCATCCTGGACCGGACCGCCGGCCTGCCGGACGGAGGATGGGGCCCGAGGATCTTCGTCTCAATCACCTTCGGCCTCTACCTCGGCTGGATCTGCGTGGCCACGTGCGCAAACGTGGCCATCTGGCTGGTCAGCCTCGGGGTCCCGACGGAGGGCCTCGGCGCCACCATCGCGACCGTCGCAGTCCTCCTTGTCGTCGTGGGACTGGCCGGGTTCCTCCTGACCCGCACGACCGACCACGCCTTGCGTGCCGCCTTTGCGGCGGCGCTCGTCTGGGGCGTCTCCTGGGTGGCCGCCGGTCGCCTCAGCGGTGAGCTGCGCCATGAGGTGGTCGGCTATTCTGCGGTGGCCGCTGCGGTCGTCATCACCGCGACCTGGGCTGTGCTGACCAGCAGGACTGCCCTGGGTCGCCCCTGA
- a CDS encoding pyridoxamine 5'-phosphate oxidase family protein: MTEHHDTSPHDPVRVSDDPAEVAKVHEMISGMDIAMLTTVDSSSSEGRLTSRPLSTQVAEDDGDVLFLVRSSSAAAADVRADPRVNVAYSSMKAWVSLAGTASLVEDRALVEQLWSKGADLFMEGGSDNPDNVVLRVSADTAHYWGGDSLLGTAVSTLRAVTGRDSDEPSSTVVELP; encoded by the coding sequence ATGACCGAGCATCACGACACGAGCCCCCATGACCCCGTGCGAGTCAGTGATGACCCGGCAGAGGTGGCCAAGGTGCACGAGATGATCTCCGGCATGGACATCGCGATGCTCACGACGGTCGACTCCAGCTCGAGCGAGGGCCGGCTGACCAGTCGCCCCCTGTCCACCCAGGTCGCCGAGGATGACGGTGACGTCCTGTTCCTCGTGCGCAGCAGCAGCGCGGCCGCGGCCGACGTCCGGGCGGACCCCAGGGTCAATGTCGCCTACTCCTCGATGAAGGCGTGGGTCTCACTCGCGGGCACGGCCTCGCTCGTCGAGGACCGGGCGCTGGTGGAGCAGCTCTGGTCGAAGGGAGCGGACTTGTTCATGGAGGGCGGCTCGGACAACCCGGACAACGTGGTGCTGCGAGTCTCGGCCGACACCGCCCACTACTGGGGCGGTGACTCCCTGTTGGGCACCGCGGTCAGCACGTTGAGGGCGGTCACGGGTCGGGACTCCGACGAGCCCTCCTCGACGGTCGTCGAGCTGCCCTGA
- a CDS encoding CPBP family intramembrane glutamic endopeptidase, with translation MNPLTELRAFLRAALVTPVPRDQRDPARVLRRRRWAAGVTLVAGAAVLWWSLQLRPGDPLFYVGTGALAATWLIGALVAGPLYLGRAHTRSGTGYARPVVQSLALGGLLLAIFLAGALLVAQVPVLRGPVDDLLDHARFGSLALVLLITMVNGVAEEIFFRGALYAAIPQRWTVAMTTVVYALTTIVVGVPLLVLAAACLGLVCGLQRRVTGGVLGPVITHVTWSTGMLLLLPPLLSSLR, from the coding sequence GTGAACCCGCTGACCGAGCTGCGCGCCTTCCTGCGCGCTGCTCTGGTGACCCCCGTCCCACGCGACCAGCGCGATCCTGCCCGGGTCCTGCGGCGTCGGCGATGGGCTGCGGGCGTCACCCTCGTGGCGGGCGCCGCAGTGCTGTGGTGGTCCCTGCAGCTGCGTCCGGGCGACCCACTGTTCTATGTCGGCACCGGGGCGCTCGCCGCGACCTGGCTGATCGGCGCGCTGGTCGCCGGACCGCTCTATCTCGGCCGCGCGCACACCCGGTCGGGCACGGGCTATGCCCGGCCCGTCGTGCAGTCCCTCGCGCTGGGCGGCTTGCTCCTCGCGATCTTTCTGGCAGGTGCCCTCCTGGTCGCCCAGGTGCCGGTGCTCCGCGGCCCGGTCGACGACCTGCTGGACCACGCCCGCTTTGGTTCGCTTGCGCTCGTCCTGCTCATCACCATGGTCAACGGGGTCGCGGAGGAGATCTTCTTCCGCGGCGCTCTGTATGCCGCCATCCCGCAACGTTGGACCGTTGCGATGACCACGGTCGTCTATGCCCTCACCACCATCGTCGTGGGGGTTCCGCTGCTGGTGCTCGCCGCGGCCTGCCTGGGGCTGGTGTGCGGCCTGCAGCGGAGGGTCACCGGGGGCGTACTCGGTCCGGTCATCACCCACGTCACGTGGTCGACCGGGATGCTCCTGCTCCTGCCACCCCTGCTCTCATCCCTGAGGTGA
- a CDS encoding NAD(P)H-binding protein gives MNAPRTALVTGASGYIGGLLVPRLLESGYAVRVLTRSGHLDAPWAGDVEVCQGDAGDPAHLREALRQVDVAYYLIHSMDGDGDFVRRDRDLAEGFGRAAREESVGRIVYLSGLHPDGELSTHLSSRVEVGERLIASGVPTAVLQAATVIGRGSASFEMLRYLTSRLPAMVAPQWLDNRIQPIGIDDVLHWLVAAADLPPEVSRTFDIGGPDVLTYREMMQQFAEETGQRPRLILTVPVMTPWLASHWVGLVTPVAAAVAKPLVGSLVHEVVCREDDLEALVGAPPGGVTGYRDAVRRAMEGVEPDPRHAVGVAAAVVGLAAAVAAGLAARAVRRS, from the coding sequence ATGAACGCTCCGCGCACAGCCCTGGTCACGGGTGCCTCCGGCTATATCGGAGGACTCCTGGTCCCACGCCTGCTTGAGTCTGGGTATGCCGTGCGCGTCCTCACGCGCTCGGGTCACCTGGACGCCCCCTGGGCAGGAGACGTCGAGGTGTGCCAGGGCGACGCCGGTGACCCAGCGCACCTGCGCGAGGCCCTGCGGCAGGTCGACGTCGCCTACTATCTGATCCACTCCATGGACGGTGACGGGGACTTCGTGCGTCGCGACCGCGACCTGGCCGAGGGGTTCGGCCGGGCGGCCCGCGAGGAGTCGGTGGGACGGATCGTCTATCTGTCCGGGCTGCACCCCGACGGCGAGCTCTCGACGCACCTGTCCTCGCGTGTCGAGGTGGGGGAGCGATTGATCGCCTCCGGTGTGCCGACCGCGGTGCTGCAGGCTGCGACCGTGATCGGCCGCGGTTCGGCCAGTTTTGAGATGCTGCGCTATCTGACCTCACGGCTGCCGGCGATGGTGGCCCCGCAGTGGCTCGACAACCGCATCCAGCCGATCGGCATCGACGACGTGCTGCACTGGCTGGTGGCAGCAGCCGACCTGCCGCCCGAAGTTAGCCGCACCTTCGACATCGGTGGCCCGGACGTGCTCACCTATCGCGAGATGATGCAGCAGTTCGCCGAGGAGACCGGCCAGCGCCCACGCTTGATCCTGACTGTGCCCGTCATGACTCCCTGGCTCGCCAGCCACTGGGTCGGGCTGGTGACGCCGGTCGCTGCCGCTGTGGCCAAACCGCTGGTCGGCTCGCTGGTGCACGAGGTGGTCTGCCGCGAGGACGATCTGGAAGCGCTGGTGGGTGCACCACCCGGTGGGGTGACTGGCTACCGCGACGCGGTCCGGCGCGCGATGGAGGGCGTCGAGCCAGACCCGAGGCACGCGGTAGGCGTCGCGGCAGCAGTCGTGGGCCTCGCGGCGGCGGTCGCCGCCGGGCTGGCTGCCCGTGCGGTCCGACGATCCTGA
- a CDS encoding cytidylate kinase family protein — protein sequence MAKKPTKDTGTLSGGQVFSYSLGDVANNLTFMMTSMFLMVYMTDIAGLSAGVAGTIYGVTKIWAGVADLIAGQTVDRINTRWGRLRPWLLFGSTPLAIVFVLLFSVPAGLSPALTIAWIFLFDALFQLAYSFVNIPYGSLSAAMTQDSVDRSKLSGARSIANALTGVVLSAIVAPQFQDTTGDNVRLQFTLTTVALGIVAIVLYLICFKNAREVVPRSATKISLKRTLKMIRHNRPLIVLCLAAFFLLAAIFTMNAVGLYYARYVLGNAGWFTFLALAQTVGTVIVASLVPGITSRYGKRNGYIGAAMIAISAFVLIYFVPDGNLPIAIVAWFLFGLGSGGTNALMFSMQADTVDYGEWKTGVRAEGGSYSVLSFIRKSGQGVGGWAGAALIGAYGYVAQADVQDATAEQGIRLATGLLPAFLAVAATVVMIWYNLSVDDHTKIVRDLNARRSEGAVSTAYGVEADRVVIEELGDARNLLLRPREEGILPVVTIFELEGAGASEIGPAVAAKLGVKYVPQKFSSDEVAEVDTQALFSDSGFERWLRTVSYTGTQDADMARALDYAEDHSIAEQNRLELLKFAEDGAVIRGRNGAYVLGRAVGGLHVRLTAPLKMRIERVRSKTGLSQSDAESRIAVEDRVRAEMSRNLYQWDPNTDEYYDLVINTGTVTYEQVVDAIVGFYRSKYPESDSKASPTS from the coding sequence ATGGCCAAGAAGCCCACGAAGGACACGGGAACCCTCTCGGGCGGCCAGGTCTTCTCCTACTCCCTCGGGGACGTCGCCAACAACCTGACGTTCATGATGACGTCGATGTTCCTCATGGTCTATATGACGGACATCGCGGGACTGTCGGCCGGCGTCGCAGGCACGATCTACGGAGTCACCAAGATCTGGGCTGGCGTCGCCGACCTGATCGCAGGCCAGACCGTCGACCGCATCAACACGCGCTGGGGCCGGCTGCGTCCTTGGCTGCTCTTCGGCAGCACGCCGCTCGCCATCGTCTTCGTCCTCCTGTTCAGTGTCCCCGCCGGGCTCAGCCCCGCACTCACCATCGCCTGGATCTTCCTGTTCGATGCGCTCTTCCAGCTGGCGTACTCGTTCGTCAACATCCCCTACGGGTCGTTGTCCGCCGCCATGACTCAGGACTCCGTCGACCGGTCGAAGCTGTCGGGTGCCCGGTCGATCGCCAACGCGCTGACCGGCGTTGTGCTCTCTGCGATCGTCGCTCCGCAGTTCCAGGACACCACCGGCGACAACGTTCGGCTCCAGTTCACGCTGACCACGGTCGCGCTGGGCATTGTCGCCATCGTCCTTTACCTCATCTGTTTCAAGAACGCCAGGGAGGTCGTGCCGCGCAGCGCGACCAAGATCTCCCTCAAGCGCACCCTGAAGATGATTCGCCACAACAGGCCGTTGATCGTCCTGTGCCTGGCGGCGTTCTTCCTCCTCGCCGCGATCTTCACGATGAATGCGGTGGGCCTCTACTACGCGCGCTATGTGTTGGGCAACGCCGGCTGGTTCACCTTCCTGGCGCTGGCCCAGACAGTCGGCACGGTCATTGTGGCCTCCCTGGTGCCCGGCATCACCTCGCGCTACGGGAAGCGGAACGGCTACATCGGCGCAGCCATGATCGCCATCTCTGCCTTCGTGCTGATCTACTTCGTGCCCGACGGCAACCTACCCATCGCCATCGTCGCCTGGTTCCTGTTCGGCCTGGGCTCAGGTGGCACCAATGCCCTCATGTTCTCCATGCAGGCGGACACAGTCGACTATGGCGAGTGGAAGACCGGGGTGCGTGCTGAGGGGGGGTCCTACTCCGTCCTCTCCTTCATCCGGAAGTCCGGCCAGGGCGTCGGGGGTTGGGCCGGCGCAGCTCTCATCGGTGCCTACGGCTACGTTGCCCAGGCGGATGTGCAGGACGCGACAGCGGAGCAGGGCATTCGGTTGGCCACGGGTTTGCTGCCCGCGTTCCTGGCCGTTGCCGCGACCGTGGTCATGATCTGGTACAACCTCAGCGTCGACGACCACACGAAAATCGTGCGCGATCTCAACGCCCGTCGTTCGGAGGGCGCTGTCAGCACGGCGTACGGCGTGGAGGCCGACCGGGTCGTGATCGAAGAGCTCGGTGACGCACGGAACCTGCTGCTGCGCCCGCGCGAGGAGGGAATCTTGCCGGTGGTCACCATCTTCGAGCTCGAAGGTGCTGGCGCTTCGGAGATCGGTCCTGCCGTGGCCGCGAAGCTGGGGGTCAAGTACGTGCCTCAGAAGTTCAGCTCCGATGAGGTGGCCGAGGTGGACACGCAGGCACTGTTCTCCGACAGTGGCTTTGAACGCTGGCTGCGAACCGTGTCCTACACCGGGACCCAGGATGCGGACATGGCACGCGCCCTGGACTACGCCGAGGACCACTCCATCGCGGAGCAGAACCGCCTGGAACTGCTGAAGTTCGCCGAGGACGGCGCCGTCATCCGGGGCCGCAACGGAGCCTATGTCCTCGGCCGCGCGGTCGGCGGCCTGCACGTGCGGCTGACCGCACCACTCAAGATGCGCATCGAGAGGGTGAGGTCCAAGACCGGCTTGAGCCAGTCGGACGCAGAGTCGCGGATCGCCGTCGAGGACCGCGTCCGTGCCGAGATGTCCCGCAACCTCTATCAGTGGGACCCGAACACGGATGAGTACTACGACCTCGTGATCAACACCGGAACGGTGACCTATGAGCAGGTCGTGGACGCGATCGTCGGCTTCTATCGCAGCAAGTACCCGGAGTCCGACTCGAAGGCCTCACCTACCAGCTGA